A genome region from Glycine max cultivar Williams 82 chromosome 5, Glycine_max_v4.0, whole genome shotgun sequence includes the following:
- the LOC100776190 gene encoding uncharacterized protein: MPLCPKEEALVKLFYNVSSPFQLLFLILFSSAVFLVTFLTFTGRFPLIQRDQEYEYVYTEDEEEEEEETQEGYSCVDSTDRLEVTCGKETRVFLHNEGHQRTHSYSEEFISPEESLNEESEEKHYSETLSLHNSAQVSDFENEEAETVQVDFPARDPDSAQVERRTTSPINLTAYKRNKNRDDDHVSVEIIKNKKVQETNLARDERFFVFASTQLQSKKLMIEERDDESSKWKSSIIGRDSDTEDAFSSSSRRSCPKWESYTLFQKYDEEMAILDRISAQKHHETESLRSIQMSPRSMSERIVYKFQNVNKKPAEVGHNPYRELEAAYVAQICLTWEALSWNYKNFRSKHASRQDHDTGCSATVAQQFQQFQVLLQRYIENEPYEHGRRPEIFARMRLLAPNLLLVPEYQDLEEDQKDGGFQCKISSASFLKIMEDGIKTFMNFLKNDKEKPCQILAACFRRNQRGTVDPALLRLMKKVNQKKRVKVKDLNHAGKCLRKRKLKVEKDMDILMALIDLKVVSRVLRMHDLSEEQLHWCEEKMSKVRIMEGKLQRDYSTPLFFPSH; this comes from the exons ATGCCGCTATGTCCCAAAGAAGAAGCACTTGTTAAACTCTTCTACAATGTCTCTAGCCCTTTCCAGCTTCTCTTCCTCATTCTCTTCTCCTCTGCCGTTTTCCTTGTCACCTTCTTAACCTTCACAGGCAGATTCCCCTTAATCCAAAG GGATCAAGAATATGAATATGTGTATACcgaggatgaagaagaagaggaagaagaaactcAAGAAGGGTATTCTTGTGTTGATTCTACTGACAGATTAGAAGTAACTTGTGGCAAGGAGACTCGTGTGTTTCTGCACAATGAGGGGCATCAGAGGACTCATTCTTATTCGGAAGAATTCATAAGCCCCGAGGAGAGCTTGAATGAAGAGTCAGAAGAAAAGCATTATTCTGAAACGTTGTCTCTCCATAACTCAGCACAAGTTTCTGACTTCGAAAATGAAGAAGCGGAAACGGTTCAAGTAGACTTTCCAGCAAGAGATCCCGATTCTGCCCAGGTTGAAAGAAGGACCACCTCTCCCATCAACCTCACCGcatacaaaagaaacaaaaaccgTGACG ACGATCATGTTAGcgttgaaattattaaaaacaagaaGGTGCAAGAGACAAACCTTGCAAGGGATGAGAGATTCTTTGTTTTTGCTTCTACCCAATTGCAGAGTAAGAAGTTAATGATTGAAGAGAGGGATGATGAGTCCTCGAAATGGAAGAGCTCCATCATTGGCAGGGATTCTGATACTGAAGACgcattttcttcttcatcaaGAAGAAGTTGCCCCAAGTGGGAATCATACACATTGTTCCAAAAATATGATGAAGAGATGGCAATCCTAGACAGAATTAGTGCACAGAAACATCATGAAACTG AGTCATTAAGGTCCATCCAAATGTCTCCAAGATCAATGTCAGAGCGTATTGTGTACAAGtttcaaaatgtaaataaaaagcCCGCTGAGGTTGGTCACAACCCATATCGTGAACTAGAGGCTGCATATGTTGCACAAATTTGTTTAACATGGGAAGCCCTTAGTTGGAACTACAAAAATTTTCGTTCCAAACATGCCTCACGCCAGGATCATGATACCGGTTGTTCTGCCACCGTTGCACAGCAATTCCAGCAATTTCAGGTTTTGTTACAGAGATACATTGAGAATGAGCCTTATGAGCATGGCAGGAGACCTGAGATCTTTGCTAGAATGAGGCTTTTGGCACCAAACTTGCTCCTAGTGCCAGAATATCAAG ATTTAGAGGAGGATCAGAAGGATGGTGGTTTTCAATGCAAAATATCATCAGCTTCATTTCTAAAGATAATGGAGGACGGgatcaagacattcatgaattTTCTGAAGAATGATAAAGAGAAACCCTGTCAGATCCTTGCAGCCTGCTTTAGGAGAAACCAAAGAGGCACGGTTGATCCAGCACTACTCCGACTAATGAAGAAGGTTAATCAAAAG AAGAGGGTGAAGGTTAAGGATCTTAACCATGCAGGGAAATGCTTGAGGAAGAGAAAGTTAAAGGTGGAAAAGGATATGGATATTTTGATGGCACTCATAGACCTAAAAGTGGTGTCAAGGGTTTTAAGAATGCATGACTTAAGTGAAGAGCAGTTGCACTGGTGTGAGGAGAAGATGAGCAAAGTGAGAATCATGGAAGGGAAACTTCAAAGAGATTATTCCACCCCACTTTTCTTCCCCTCACATTGA